Within Quercus lobata isolate SW786 chromosome 5, ValleyOak3.0 Primary Assembly, whole genome shotgun sequence, the genomic segment tttttttttatacccaATACTGAAGAAATCTGATATTTGCTTTACTCTGCTTGATAAAGAATTTGTGGTTACTTGGTCTATTCACAAGATATTTGctttactttatttaattaattgaacTAGGTAGGTGTGTATCTTAAGTTATATGGCCTCAATTGTATAGTTTGTGGCTATATGGATAATGTGCTGCTGGTTTTATAccttttaattaataaacatataaattatCCAGATCTACTGTAATCAGTATAATTATGCTgcctaaattttgtttaacaattAGTAGTTTAAACCCTACGCAGAGGTTAGGTTGAGACTAAGTCAAAGTAAGAAGGAAAGACAATTGAGGTTTACAATTCTCTGCATATTTTATATGCAATTAACTAGTTGTTCACTTTTAGTAAGTGCCTGCATTCAATGTCTGTtgtatttcaaatatattagaTTGCGCAGTTTATTACTCTTACAGATCCTTATTTACTACTATTCTTGATCCACATTTTCCAAACTTGGTTCCTCTAAAATATCCATTTCTTTTACACTACGTTCCGGTTTTGTTTCACCTTTTAATTGTAGTTCCTctatatcttaattttttagaatCCAATTCTTCAAGTATATTTCTACAATTTCTGTCATCTTATATTGAGATTTAACATGTTTCCCACTTTTAGTTCCTGCCCCATCTCCATTTTTTCTAGTGAATTTATATACGTGTAGATTTGGACAACTTTACTACCATAAAGAGGAACCAAAAATATAACACCTTTAATTCCTTTGTCTTTTTGTgatcctttttcttccttttagcCTTGGATTTTCCCTATCCTTGTCTTGCCCCACCTCCTCCTTTGTGAGTACCCTTCTTGTCACTAAGATCAAGTGCTGACAACAACACTTCTGTTGCAGCCTTAGACCTCTCTTCAACATCTTTGTAAGCCAAATCCTCTAGGCGtgcctataaaaaaataatactactCTAAAAACATTAAATCATAGAAAGGAAAGAAGGTAACTATATAGAATTTTCAGCAAAACTGCGAGGAGAATCCAACACAAACCTACATTAATGACTTCAGCAGGGGCACCATAATTGATCGGTAGTCATAAACAGTTATTGAATCAATTTTCTTCCCTGTCTGCTGCATAGCAATAGAAGTTGTCCTGACTATAGCATCAAATTTGTAAAGCTGCCACAACAAACATACTAAGATTCAATCATCCTATAGAATATAACATTTCATCAAGcaacatatttaatatattacaacaaaaaacttGGAAAATTTCACATGATCAAAAATTTGgctataaaaattttctcaagTTGGTTTGTGAACTGCCCTCATCCAGCTTGAAGAAGTTCTACATATTATTCGAtttcacacaaattttttttcaaattctacAAGACTTGTGAGTGAATTTAGTGTGATTTTTTGAATGATTGAGgaacaatatgcttgtgaagcCTTGTActctcaaattttgtttttatagttCTTATATCATAAGTAATGAGAAGAGAAAATTAGTTTCTTGATATTGAATTTGTAATTCTGAAGGGTGAGGAAAGGGATCCAGCAAAAACATTTCTTGTTTGCATGCTTCACTCTGGCTAGGATTGCTTGTAATTGTTATATTTCTTCCATGCCTAAGTGGGAAAAGGGAAAATGTCTTTGCAAACATAATAGGTGAATGGCACAGCTACCTTTATAGGATTGGTTGCAACATGGTTATCAATGTGTGGTTCTCTATGTGATCTAATACCTCTGCATATGGTTTAGTTCTAGCCACCAAAAATTAGTTCTAATCTATTGCTATTGGTTGttgtcattttaatttaattttttttaacagctTTCATATTTCAGTCATGATTGCAGCATGTATGTTATTAAACACATGTATACACATATTTTCAACaccaatttacatttttttggtatatttcTTGGAAGTAATTTTTCTAGTTGTCACATAATTTGTTTAAACCACTTCTTTATCAATAGTGTCTAATTTTTGTAGGAGAATTGGTCGAAACGTTTGCGATACAAGTTGGCATCAAATTTAGTGCTTTCAACGGAGAAGGAACAATGTtccaaaattatagaaaatgctTCAACGGAAAAGGAACAACAATCCAAAGAAATTatagaaaatgctaaaaaaattcCACCACATGATTATTTTTGATCACCCAAATGACAGTGATTTGTATAAAATGATGAATGAGAGATTTTTTATgatttagtgaatttttttttcaatggatgAATGAGAGGTTTTTTATGATTTAGTGAATTGTCTTATACCTAGAAAAAATGACTTCTCATGTAAGATAATCTTTTTGCATGAATGTGCATGATTGTCCATAATATCTAGATCAATTATGAATGTCCTCTCCATTGATAATAATTATGAtggaacaataaaaattatttttagttatatgataAA encodes:
- the LOC115992979 gene encoding uncharacterized protein LOC115992979, encoding MENLDNATDLLLEIANLSSPYTSSPQRVGAFFAQALLCLVAEKMEENWSKRLRYKLASNLVLSTEKEQCSKIIENASTEKEQQSKEIIENAKKIPPHDYF